A DNA window from Bdellovibrio sp. BCCA contains the following coding sequences:
- a CDS encoding DUF4917 family protein: MKKIELKRFDDCIKSAVSKKKHVLLGNGFSRACRNEVFSYDSLFKSADFSRLSVEAKQIFQLLDTTDFEIVMKSLNVSATIMPIYGCAADISNRAQSDSGFLRSILVNTIAKHHPPLPSSISEEEYANCIKFLSNFDKIYSLNYDLLLYWTLMKQRELGGSEKDDGFRDPSEIENEISTEDGYVAWANDTHGQNIHYIHGALHIFYQKALLQKFCWSRTGTRLLEQIDTALKSGKFPLIVAEGTANQKLERIQKSNYLGFNFRSLRNCTGTLFTFGVSFGDADKHIMTQIQKNTRLEKICVSVFGDIDSENNLQMIQSLETITNDRPASKPLTLEFYEANSARVWK, translated from the coding sequence ATGAAAAAAATAGAGCTTAAAAGATTTGACGACTGCATAAAATCGGCAGTCAGCAAGAAAAAGCATGTCTTACTGGGAAATGGCTTCAGTCGCGCTTGCAGAAATGAAGTATTCTCTTATGACTCTCTCTTCAAATCAGCGGACTTCAGTAGGCTTTCTGTTGAGGCAAAACAGATATTTCAACTACTAGATACGACGGATTTTGAAATCGTCATGAAGTCCTTAAATGTATCAGCGACTATTATGCCTATCTACGGCTGTGCTGCAGATATATCAAATCGCGCTCAATCGGACTCTGGTTTCTTGCGCAGCATTTTGGTCAACACAATTGCAAAACATCATCCTCCCTTACCATCTAGCATATCGGAAGAGGAGTATGCGAACTGCATAAAATTCTTATCAAACTTCGACAAAATATACTCTCTCAACTATGACCTTCTATTGTACTGGACACTTATGAAGCAAAGAGAGCTGGGAGGCTCAGAGAAAGACGATGGATTTCGAGATCCATCGGAAATTGAAAATGAGATATCTACCGAGGACGGGTATGTCGCATGGGCAAACGACACCCACGGACAAAATATTCACTATATTCACGGCGCACTTCATATATTTTACCAAAAAGCTCTCCTACAAAAATTCTGCTGGAGTAGAACAGGCACGCGTCTCTTAGAACAAATCGACACAGCCTTGAAGAGTGGAAAATTTCCCCTGATAGTAGCAGAAGGTACAGCAAATCAAAAACTCGAAAGAATTCAAAAGAGTAACTATTTAGGGTTTAACTTTCGAAGTCTCCGAAATTGTACTGGAACATTATTTACCTTTGGAGTTTCCTTTGGAGACGCTGACAAACATATTATGACGCAAATTCAAAAAAACACTCGCCTGGAAAAAATTTGTGTTTCGGTCTTTGGTGATATAGACAGTGAAAACAATCTTCAAATGATCCAGTCCCTTGAAACAATTACGAATGATCGTCCCGCTTCAAAACCGCTCACATTAGAGTTTTACGAAGCAAATTCCGCAAGGGTGTGGAAGTAA
- a CDS encoding retron St85 family RNA-directed DNA polymerase — translation MILEMVAEVSGLTQWGLMAFANTASHRYKVYKIPKKKGGTRTVEQPSKEVKFLQRVLIEMLFSRLPVHSAATAYVKGKGIAHNANQHVRSKYFVKFDFSDFFPSIKAHNIQSMLKRNLEARGINLPASDLTLITNICCKKGQLVIGAPSSPILSNLIMYEFDKEFAERMANRGVVYTRYADDICLSSEYPNRLSDCDKEIMSVLSDFTDLKLKLNTAKTVHVSKKKKVIITGVTVTSDSSLSVGRVRKKFLRAKIHRALTGNLSPEHMKSLAGEIAYIDSIESGFYRSLIAKYGDELKNKLNSANWDAKWVKK, via the coding sequence GTGATTCTGGAAATGGTAGCTGAGGTTTCAGGACTTACTCAGTGGGGATTGATGGCGTTTGCCAATACAGCATCACATCGATATAAGGTATATAAAATTCCGAAAAAGAAGGGTGGCACTCGAACTGTCGAACAACCATCAAAGGAAGTAAAATTTCTTCAACGCGTGCTCATTGAGATGTTGTTTTCGAGGTTGCCCGTTCACTCTGCGGCGACAGCATATGTAAAAGGTAAAGGAATTGCTCATAATGCAAATCAGCATGTGCGGAGCAAATATTTCGTTAAGTTTGATTTTTCCGACTTCTTTCCGTCTATCAAAGCTCACAATATCCAATCAATGCTTAAGAGAAATTTAGAGGCGAGAGGAATTAACTTACCAGCAAGTGATTTGACTTTAATAACAAATATTTGCTGTAAGAAGGGACAACTCGTTATAGGTGCTCCATCTTCACCGATTCTGTCAAATTTGATTATGTATGAATTTGATAAAGAGTTTGCAGAACGGATGGCAAATAGAGGCGTTGTATATACACGCTACGCAGATGATATATGTTTGTCATCCGAGTATCCGAATCGTTTAAGTGACTGTGACAAGGAGATAATGTCAGTGTTATCGGACTTCACGGATCTCAAATTAAAATTGAATACAGCCAAAACTGTCCACGTTTCAAAAAAGAAGAAGGTAATTATAACTGGAGTGACAGTTACAAGCGATTCGAGTTTAAGTGTTGGTAGAGTTAGAAAAAAATTTTTGAGAGCGAAAATTCATCGAGCGTTGACTGGAAATTTGTCTCCGGAGCATATGAAATCTTTAGCTGGAGAAATTGCATATATTGATTCTATTGAGAGCGGTTTTTATCGCAGTCTTATTGCAAAATATGGAGATGAGCTGAAAAATAAATTAAATTCAGCCAATTGGGATGCCAAATGGGTCAAGAAATAG
- a CDS encoding retron St85 family effector protein: MFENLATNNTASALLSELKNALCSEKAFLRYNRPFIFVCGGNDKKNGETTIFSVRSKFLAYAATELPDYEIVLAEAAAESADGLNQIRYNNIALFEEILADISDCVIIFPESPGSFAEVGYFAKSEEIRKKTLIVNCGDEQKDSFLNKGPIDLIDRESDFRTKVHIDFKAQVIEFDRVRTRLHERINGSNKSSKKILQKNFKEMDHRHRLHLIYKIIDIFGAISIEDLKEVILHLFGQFEFRELRDYVGILKGIKYVDIYEADGSLVVKNNNAVHPLVELRNIDENVLLLKVKSYYKRIRPQLFQVKEFVL, encoded by the coding sequence ATGTTTGAAAATTTAGCCACCAATAATACTGCAAGTGCATTGTTGAGCGAGTTGAAAAATGCATTATGCAGTGAAAAGGCTTTCCTAAGATATAATAGACCCTTTATTTTTGTTTGCGGTGGTAACGATAAAAAAAATGGGGAAACTACTATATTCTCTGTTCGAAGCAAGTTTCTTGCCTATGCAGCAACAGAGCTCCCGGATTATGAAATAGTGTTAGCTGAAGCCGCCGCCGAGTCTGCAGATGGTCTCAATCAGATTCGTTATAATAATATAGCCTTATTTGAAGAAATCTTAGCTGATATTTCCGACTGCGTGATTATCTTTCCTGAGAGCCCTGGGTCTTTTGCCGAAGTCGGTTATTTTGCGAAAAGTGAAGAAATACGAAAAAAGACTCTAATTGTTAATTGCGGGGACGAGCAAAAAGATTCTTTCTTGAACAAAGGGCCCATTGATTTGATTGATCGAGAGTCTGATTTTCGCACGAAGGTACATATAGATTTTAAGGCCCAAGTAATTGAATTTGATCGTGTTAGGACTCGTCTTCATGAGCGCATTAACGGTTCAAATAAAAGCTCAAAGAAAATTCTTCAAAAAAATTTCAAGGAAATGGATCATCGGCATCGTCTCCATTTGATCTATAAGATCATCGATATTTTTGGTGCTATTTCAATAGAAGATCTTAAAGAAGTCATTTTGCATCTATTTGGGCAATTCGAGTTTCGTGAGCTAAGGGATTACGTTGGGATTCTTAAAGGAATTAAATACGTCGATATCTACGAGGCCGATGGCTCATTGGTGGTGAAAAATAATAATGCCGTCCACCCACTTGTTGAACTTAGAAACATTGATGAGAACGTGCTTCTTCTCAAAGTGAAAAGTTATTATAAAAGAATTCGACCTCAATTATTCCAAGTTAAGGAGTTTGTGCTGTGA